A portion of the Sabethes cyaneus chromosome 3, idSabCyanKW18_F2, whole genome shotgun sequence genome contains these proteins:
- the LOC128741030 gene encoding microfibril-associated glycoprotein 4-like, with product MIAKFVLLPVLVAVAAIINTSTAESNESISNPAFGYELLIIGLDENRLHTQQNSFTIQELNSNLQSLKKSVAWIEKLVKKSLPLPETCAEISDHPSGLYHIRPQTGFSDVFEVYCDQKYEGGGWLVIQNRYDGSVDFFRGWKEYEAGFGDLHGEFWLGLEKIHKITTAKPYELRIVLEDFDGKVATARYDRFTVGGAETKYVLSTLGNYSGTAGDSLRSNAEMKFSTFDSNNDRHNLDCAANRKGAWWYNECSLSNLNGLYLKGKQPLQNHGTMMCWGGFRGCGYGLKRSRMMIKVLNN from the exons ATGATTGCTAAATTCGTACTGCTGCCAGTTCTAGTTGCAGTCGCCGCAATAATTAATACTTCCACTGCGGAAAGCAATGAAAGTATTTCAAATCCCGCGTTTGGATACGAACTGCTCATTATTGGCTTGGATGAAAATAGACTACA TACGCAGCAAAATAGTTTTACCATCCAAGAACTCAATTCTAATTTGCAGAGTTTAAAGAAAAGCGTAGCATGGATTGAAAAACTTGTTAAAAAATCACTTCCACTGCCCGAAACGTGCGCGGAAATATCGGATCATCCCTCAGGGCTGTACCACATTCGCCCACAGACGGGATTTTCCGATGTTTTCGAAGTCTATTGTGATCAGAAATACGAGGGTGGCGGTTGGTTGGTTATACAAAACCGGTACGATGGCTCTGTTGATTTTTTTAGAGGTTGGAAGGAATACGAAGCCGGCTTCGGAGATCTTCACGGAGAGTTCTGGTTGGGGTTGGAAAAAATTCACAAAATAACGACCGCTAAACCCTACGAGCTGCGCATTGTACTGGAGGACTTTGATGGGAAAGTTGCCACAGCACGGTACGACCGGTTTACAGTAGGAGGAGCAGAGACGAAATATGTTTTGAGTACTTTGGGAAACTACTCTGGAACTGCAGGGGATTCACTTCGCAGCAATGCGGAAATGAAGTTTTCGACTTTTGATAGCAACAACGATAGACACAACCTTGATTGTGCAGCCAATCGTAAAGGAGCTTGGTGGTATAATGAGTGTTCCTTAAG TAACTTGAATGGGCTGTATCTGAAAGGAAAGCAACCATTGCAGAACCATGGGACCATGATGTGTTGGGGTGGTTTTCGTGGATGCGGATATGGACTAAAACGGTCTCGTATGATGATTAAAGTTCTTAACAATTAG